One segment of Solanum lycopersicum chromosome 1, SLM_r2.1 DNA contains the following:
- the LOC101256925 gene encoding deoxyuridine 5'-triphosphate nucleotidohydrolase-like, with product MAANGIASSALFFRVKKLSDNAVLPSRGSPLSAGYDLSSATEMKVPARGKALVPTDLSIAVPEGTYARIAPRSGLTWKHSIDVGAGVIDADYRGPVGVILFNHCDVDFEVKIGDRIAQLIIEKIIVPEVEEVDDLDSTVRGSGGFGSTGV from the exons atggctGCAAATGGCATAGCTTCCTCTGCTCTCTTCTTCCGCGTCAAAAAGCTCTCTGATAACGCTGTTCTGCCCTCCAGAGGCTCTCCTCTCTCTGCTGGTTATGATCTATCCAG TGCAACAGAGATGAAAGTGCCTGCCAGGGGAAAGGCTCTAGTACCTACAGATCTTAGTATTGCCGTTCCTGAAGGAACATATGCCCGTATAG cTCCAAGATCAGGATTGACCTGGAAGCATTCTATAGACGTTGGGGCAGGTGTGATAGATGCGGACTACAGGGGACCCGTTGGAGTAATACTTTTCAACCATTGTGATGTTgattttgaagttaaaattgGTGACAGAATAGCTCAATTGATCATTGAGAAAATCATCGTGCCAGAAGTTGAGGAGGTTGATGATCTAGACTCGACAGTTAGAGGCTCCGGAGGCTTTGGATCAACTGGAGTTTGA